In one Hippocampus zosterae strain Florida chromosome 10, ASM2543408v3, whole genome shotgun sequence genomic region, the following are encoded:
- the tbx2b gene encoding T-box transcription factor TBX2b → MRDPAFTGTEMAYHPFHAHRPTDFPMSAFLAAAQPSFFPALSLPPGALSKSISEHGLAGTETGLHPALSHHPAAQLRSLKTLEPEEEVDDDPKVTLEAKDLWDQFHKLGTEMVITKSGRRMFPPFKVRINGLDKKAKYILLMDIVAADDCRYKFHNSRWMVAGKADPEMPKRMYIHPDSPATGEQWMAKPVAFHKLKLTNNISDKHGFTILNSMHKYQPRFHIVRANDILKLPYSTFRTYVFPETEFVAVTAYQNDKITQLKIDNNPFAKGFRDTGNGRREKRKQLTMPSLRMFEDQGKDGVDSDASSETPTARDAINSPIGAGTSPQRFNRPSQDEKACSDSEQELENHGERCTSSNSLGTEPVSPYSSRCEEQIRERHDMDKKDDPILNVRSLVKDKAESRHRKDIADMLIKDTSSPLMLQAESPPHFNPGHLQSLALSGLHSQQFFNPLNTGSPLLFHPGQFAMTPGALSAMGMGHLLASVSGASGLENSNLSSQGTGGTTNAFPFHLSQHMLASQGIPMPQFGGLFPYPYTYMAAAAAAASALPATSTCSPLSRNPFLVTSRPRLRFNPYQPPLSLSQGSSLLTTNLQCSLNPSSESSKPCSRETSPALENNSHNKNGGSCGRGTSPKTKDSLNELQNIQRLVSGLEGQRDLSPAENSPK, encoded by the exons ATGAGAGATCCAGCTTTTACGGGGACTGAAATGGCTTATCACCCTTTCCACGCTCACCGGCCGACCGACTTCCCCATGTCCGCTTTCTTAGCGGCCGCGCAGCCCTCTTTCTTTCCAGCGCTCAGCCTTCCCCCCGGGGCACTCTCCAAATCTATCTCGGAACACGGTTTGGCTGGGACGGAAACGGGACTCCACCCGGCGCTGAGCCACCACCCGGCTGCTCAACTCCGCAGTCTAAAAACCTTGGAGCCCGAAGAGGAAGTGGACGATGATCCCAAAGTTACCTTGGAAGCCAAGGATCTTTGGGACCAGTTTCATAAACTTGGCACGGAAATGGTTATTACGAAGTCTGGACG GAGGATGTTTCCACCTTTCAAAGTGCGAATAAATGGGCTTgataaaaaagcaaaatacattttgctaaTGGACATCGTGGCTGCGGATGACTGCCGCTACAAGTTCCACAACTCTCGCTGGATGGTCGCGGGCAAGGCCGACCCAGAGATGCCCAAGAGAATGTACATCCACCCGGACAGTCCAGCCACTGGCGAGCAGTGGATGGCCAAGCCTGTTGCTTTTCATAAACTCAAGCTCACGAATAACATCTCGGACAAGCACGGATTT ACCATCCTAAATTCAATGCACAAGTACCAGCCCAGATTCCACATCGTGCGGGCTAACGACATACTGAAGCTCCCTTATAGCACATTTAGGACGTACGTCTTTCCGGAGACCGAGTTTGTGGCTGTGACAGCATATCAAAACGACAAG ATAACACAACTTAAGATCGACAACAATCCATTTGCCAAAGGATTTAGAGACACTGGGAACGGAAGACGGGAGAAAAG GAAACAACTAACTATGCCATCACTGCGAATGTTTGAGGACCAGGGCAAGGATGGCGTGGACTCAGACGCATCAAGCGAAACTCCCACTGCTCGTGACGCCATCAATTCCCCAATTGGAGCGGGCACAAGCCCGCAGCGATTCAACAGGCCGAGCCAAG ATGAGAAAGCATGCAGTGACAGTGAGCAGGAACTTGAAAATCATGGCGAGCGCTGCACAAGCTCCAACAGCCTGGGGACTGAACCTGTGTCCCCCTATAGTTCTCGATGTGAGGAGCAGATAAGAGAAAGGCATGATATGGATAAGAAAGATGACCCTATTTTAAATGTAAGGAGCCTGGTGAAAGACAAAGCCGAAAGCAGGCATCGGAAGGACATTGCAGATATGTTGATAAAGGACACCTCCTCCCCACTCATGCTCCAGGCCGAAAGCCCTCCACACTTCAACCCAGGTCATTTACAAAGCCTGGCACTGTCTGGCCTACACAGCCAACAGTTCTTTAACCCTCTAAACACCGGATCACCGCTTTTGTTTCACCCCGGGCAGTTTGCCATGACCCCTGGGGCCCTTTCCGCTATGGGAATGGGGCATTTACTGGCCTCTGTATCTGGAGCAAGTGGTTTGGAAAATAGCAACCTCTCTTCTCAAGGGACAGGAGGAACCACCAATGCCTTCCCCTTCCATTTGTCTCAGCATATGCTTGCTTCTCAG GGCATCCCCATGCCTCAGTTTGGGGGTCTCTTTCCCTACCCCTACACCTACATGgcagcagctgcagctgcaGCTTCCGCCCTCCCTGCAACGAGCACCTGCAGCCCACTATCCAGAAACCCTTTTCTCGTCACATCTCGACCACGGCTCCGCTTCAACCCCTACCAGCCCCCATTGTCTTTGTCTCAGGGCTCCAgcctcctcacaaccaacctaCAATGTAGCCTCAACCCGAGCTCTGAATCATCCAAACCGTGCAGCAGGGAGACCAGCCCAGCCCTAGAAAACAACAGCCACAACAAGAATGGGGGATCTTGCGGGAGGGGCAcatcccccaaaacaaaagactCTCTGAATGAATTACAGAATATCCAGAGACTTGTGAGTGGCCTGGAAGGCCAGAGGGATCTATCTCCAGCAGAAAATTCTCCAAAGTGA